The DNA segment TAATAAGTGAAGTCATACTAACATAGCCAGTTGTAGCCTGCAGAGGGTAAACGTCCTCTGTGGGGCTGACCTCCTGCCTCATCACCCATATCGGCTCCACAGGCTGGTCAGGTGTGTAGGGGGAGCGTACCGCCTTTGTCTTCACCTCCTCAATCGCCTCCTTGATGTCTTTAATCGCCAGGCTGATGGCGTCTCCCGAGCCCCTTGAACCCTCCTCCCCCACCGCGTTCCACTCCTCGTGGGCCTCGCCTGAGCTGCTCTGCCCGGACGAGGGGCTCTTGTCCTGGGTTTCTGCTCGTCTGGGTGCCTGCCTGCGACTTCTGGAGACGGGGCTTTGGTTGCCGCTGTCGCCCTCGCCGTCTGACTGTCCGTCGTAGTGGTGCAGCCGGCAGCCAACAGAGCGGTCCAGAGGGGAGTGATGTGAACCCCGGTCTCTGACATGCCTcggtgcatgatgggagcccTTGGTGGGGGAGGCTGGAGCCACTTTTTGTACATTCTCCTCTCTATGGCTGCTGAAGGGCTCGTGACGCGACTCTTGCTGGGACTCGTTAGGCTCAATCCTCCGATTAGGTTGCCTGCACGGCTCTCTGTGTAGCTCAGGATAGGAGGTCTTGAGAGGTTCAGGAAACGAGTTGGGATGGGATTTTGGCTCTGAGTAGGACTCATAGACAGGCTCCGGGTAAGACTTTTGGTGGGACTCTGTATAAAAGTCTGCATAGGTTTTTGGGTAAGAGTCAGAGCaaggaggtggagtggagaCAGCGAGCATCGATTCAGAGCAATCCTCGTCTTCATCTTCAGGTAGGTCATTGTCGGGGAGGGGGCTCATACTGGCGTCCTCGCTGAAGTGGTCCAGCTGGGGGAAAGGTGGAACATCAGGGGACGAAGGGGGAGTCGGTGACTGGAGCGGCGGCGGGCTGTGGAGTGGTCCGTCCATGCTGAGCGAAGCGGCGCTCTCCGTGTCAGAGCAGAGATCGGTGATTTCGCTTCCCTGAGCAGCAGCAATGTCCTCCGCTACTTCATCCATCGCTTCCTCCTgatcctcctccaccctctctgcTTGATCCTCTGCTTCCGTCGTCGACTGTCTGCACGTCGTCCCGGCTGCAGCTGGAGTGACCCGCGGTCGAGCGGCGGTCTCCCTTGTCCTCCGCCTgctcttgttcttcttccttctccttaACTTCCTGCAGTTCCTCTTCACACTCTGCTTTGTGATCCTGGAGatcctcctctgcctcagcaGGTGGAGCGTGTTGTGGGTGAGGCTGCGCATTATGAGTTGCAGGACCAGGTgagaggtgggtgggggtgACAACAGCGACAGGAGTCTGGTGAAGAGATCCCCTCTCCTGGGACTGGTCTGTTACAGGATCATCTCCTGAGCGCTGCTGCACCTGCAGCTGCACCTCTGCCGGACTTTCTCTCTCATCCACCCCAGGTGAGGAGTCCTGCGTCTCTCTGATTGGTTGCCTCTGTCTGTGACCTCTGAGTCTGGGGTTAGGGTCGCCATGACGACGGTAGCGGGCGACACCAGGGCGTGGTTGCTGGACAGGATGCGGCTCAGGGTCCCGACTCTCGCCCCCATCCGACCTGGAGGAAGCCACCGCTGGGTCCAGACCAGCACCGTGAGCCTGGCTTTGCCCCTGCCCTGATGGAGGGCGACGGCGGTGGCGAGGGGGCCCACGACCTGTGGGcggatgatgatgatggtggtggtgaggaggaggatgatggtgatgatggtgatgatggtggggATCCAGCTCCCCGTCCTGGTTGAGCATCTGACACGGCCTCCAGGACCGACGTACGGGAGGCTCCCCGCGTGTCGTCCCGTTGGGCTGCCTGTTCCTCGGAGGTGCCTTGTGCTCCTCGCCTGCTTCCCCCGCCGCCTCTCCCTGATACTTGTGGCTCATGGCTGGGGCGTGATTCGACTCGGATTTTCAGAACATGCCTCTTGTCTCCAAGGAAACCCCGCTCATAGCACAGCCTgctgagaaacagagacaggataaaaacagaaaagtgaaacTGTAGAAATATCAGATCCACTGAGCGATTGaaagttaaatgtaaaacacactCATTTACATAGCACTGAATAATGGAGAGTGGCGTTAAAAAGCTTAGCTGGATCGTTAGTCTCACTTCCTTACTCtttaatcaaatatttaatGATTTCAATCAAATATCTGACTcctttctgttttatatcactgtaccTTGATTAAATTTATGcgttttggactgttggttgcACAAACAAACTTGTAAAGGTGTCACCTGGGGACCAGGGATTTTGCATATAAACCTGAGgcctcagtatgcttcaaacaaaGTCTAGCAGCTTCTGAAATCCCCTTTCCAACAGTGGAATCagcaaaaaagaagaaagaaagacagtggGCATTCATACAATCGACTGGGATAAAAGCTACCAAAGAAAATGAATTCTCTCGGCTCAGGGAGGCAGTGGCAGCTAGGAAGATCTACTGAGTGAGAGTGTGGCCAATGAGAACAGCTTCATCTCACTctcagaaaaacagcagagatcaATATCTTCATTATCCATCTTTCTGGAAGTGGATAAAACACTCAAAGGAAATATTTCCGCGATGCAGAGCTATCAGCCCGGGGACTCCCTGACTCTATACTGCTAATAGCAAAAACCTAAATCCTCTGGGATTCATCTGGGTGTGCAGTGCACTTTAATCTGCACTACATTCATCCGTCCGCCAGCAGCTGGCAGATGGCACAGGACGGTAGGAGAGAaaaagacgaggaggaggaggacaaggagggACATCTCTCCGGTGTCGGCTAAGACCTGGCTGAATGGATAGGGCAGCGACCTGAATAATAAATGCCCTGCTGTGAATGAGTAGCCCAGTTTTTGATCACTGTGTCTGAGGTCAACAGGCAGAGAAAGGACACCAGATCATAATCCTATTAGCTATTGTAGTGATTCCAGAAAAGGTTACCAGTGGGGAAATAATGTGTAGTCTGATATAAAGGAAGAAAGAAGGGTACAGCTTGTTTAGGGAATGTCTACATGACTGTAAAGATGAATGACATGACAAAAGCGAAgccaaaacaaactgcagtatGTGTTCTTGTCGTGCTACTTTAAATTCCAAGTGTTCATTTTCCTAATAAGCTTGGTTTTAATGAGCCATTTgttgctgaaaaataaaaaaacaagtagCATCATGATTGACTTGCGGCTCCACCTCCTGATTACTACTGAGCAAGAAGtaaattagcatgttagctcttcctgttccctcatccAAAAGTAAATGGGTTTTTCactaaatgtctgaaataaggtttGTGGTTTCAACACAAGCTCaagatattttcacattttattctgcaacataaaatatgtcagaaaatactccacttttacgtgtcttaaaaaaggcggttgctaacgagtgtctaaatgagactatagaggttgtcggggacgttaacatgaaaacaaaaactaaagcTAACGTCCGGGTTAGCCAGGAATAAGAGTTACATCACCCATCTTTAGATacagtcattcacacacagctgttttggTGGGGAAAtctacaaaaaacacaaagaaaaatatggaaaaaaagaTTCTTATCATGCTGGATGGATccttttaaatttgaatttgtgcTTTCATCTTTATAATAAGTTCATTTACAATGCATCTGATCCATTACACTGTAAACGTTTGATATTGAAAAGGCAACAGAAGGtttactgatgtgtttgttaTCTTATACATGCAGATAGAGCCTAGTCTTTGAAAATCGAATATGGttgacagagagaagacacagaggGCAAAGGTTAATGTTGATCCTGTAATCTGAGCATGAACCACAACTGCCAGGGAAGGGGACATGAAGGGAAGCAGCAGGAGTAAGGGCGGGCTCCTGGGGCGGCTAATGCCCCACTCTCTGCCTGGAGTTTAGGGACTGGGTGGCAGCGGCCGGGTGACTCGGACAGGGGAAGTCGGAGAGGAGGGGTTGCCCAGGTCACAGATGGCCCTGGCAGTGAGTCGGGACCAGGCCCGCGGAGCCAAGCACTGCACTTCCATCTGTCGGGCTGAAGTGAAAGCAGCGGGGTGGGGGATTTACTAGCCCATTAACTCGCTGATCttacactgacaaacacacacggaCAACAACACACATGTGCCATACGTACTTAAAAAGACCTGCGCTGCCATTAACTCTTCACTGTGAGAccatgtgaaattaaaataactgcacCTGAGTTATCTTTCAGCTACTCTGCACCTGTCGTCCCTGGGCAGGACTGTTGGCTGTAAAAACTTACAATCATCCCGATGAATTATTTAGATTATAAACTGATTTTGAAAGACAGGTTTTAAAATGGACATGGCTGTGAGATTAGATGGTGAGGTTAGCAGACTGATTTTAGTGCAGCAGTGTTCAGGAAATGGTAAGATTTAAGG comes from the Lates calcarifer isolate ASB-BC8 linkage group LG9, TLL_Latcal_v3, whole genome shotgun sequence genome and includes:
- the LOC108889020 gene encoding LOW QUALITY PROTEIN: amyloid-beta A4 precursor protein-binding family A member 1-like (The sequence of the model RefSeq protein was modified relative to this genomic sequence to represent the inferred CDS: deleted 1 base in 1 codon), with the protein product MSHKYQGEAAGEAGEEHKAPPRNRQPNGTTRGEPPVRRSWRPCQMLNQDGELDPHHHHHHHHHPPPHHHHHHHPPTGRGPPRHRRRPPSGQGQSQAHGAGLDPAVASSRSDGGESRDPEPHPVQQPRPGVARYRRHGDPNPRLRGHRQRQPIRETQDSSPGVDERESPAEVQLQVQQRSGDDPVTDQSQERGSLHQTPVAVVTPTHLSPGPATHNAQPHPQHAPPAEAEEDLQDHKAECEEELQEVKEKEEEQEQAEDKGDRRSTAGHSSCSRDDVQTVDDEAEDQAERVEEDQEEAMDEVAEDIAAAQGSEITDLCSDTESAASLSMDGPLHSPPPLQSPTPPSSPDVPPFPQLDHFSEDASMSPLPDNDLPEDEDEDCSESMLAVSTPPPCSDSYPKTYADFYTESHQKSYPEPVYESYSEPKSHPNSFPEPLKTSYPELHREPCRQPNRRIEPNESQQESRHEPFSSHREENVQKVAPASPTKGSHHAPRHVRDRGSHHSPLDRSVGCRLHHYDGQSDGEGDSGNQSPVSRSRRQAPRRAETQDKSPSSGQSSSGEAHEEWNAVGEEGSRGSGDAISLAIKDIKEAIEEVKTKAVRSPYTPDQPVEPIWVMRQEVSPTEDVYPLQATTGYSSPHSPSQSASESPSCYASVPVREQVSPRRADSSRSVHPQHYHQQQQQQQQQQQQAQHNHNHHHQGHQRDAARPPQAYTQPQAYAHMPPNQHQHQQRQHPQQIQHQQQHQPPPPPQQLRPQVQPPPPPQQPSVQEIRRSLAPFPTFVDVPGPCDPEDLIDGIIFAATYLGCTHLLSERTPTKSARMQQAQEAMNRVRAAQKQAKNRKKSPDSEAPSTAEVDLFMSTQRIKVLNADTQESLMDLPLRTISYIADIGNMVVLMARGKMVRSRSAQENLDHTAEQTNMTHDDRRLYRMICHVFESEDAQLIAQSIGQSFSVAYQEFLRANGIDPEDLSQREYSDLLNTQDMYNDDLIHFSKSENCRDVYIEKQKGEILGVVIVESGWGSILPTVIIASMMHAGPAEKSGRLNIGDQIMTINGTSLVGLPLSTCQSIIKGLKSQSRIKMNIVRCPPVTMVLIRRPDLRYQLGFSVQNGIICSLMRGGIAERGGVRVGHRIIEINSQSVVATPHEKIVQILSNAMGEIHMKTMPAAMYRLLTAQEQPVYI